GGATAAGGCGCTGGACGACGTTCTCGTCGCCTTCAAGGCCAATGGCGAGGCTCTGCGCAAGGAGCATGGCTATCCCGTGCGCCTCGTCGTTCCGGGCTGGGAAGGCAATATGTGGGTCAAGTGGATCCGCCGGATCGAGGTCATGGATGGCCCCGTGGAAAGCCGCGAGGAAACCTCGAAATATACCGACACGATGGCCGACGGCACGTCGCGCAAATGGACCTGGGCGATGGACGCGAAATCCGTCATCACGTCGCCCAGCCCGCAATCGCCGATCCCCCATGGCAAGGGCCCGCTGGTCATCAGCGGCCTTGCCTGGTCCGGCAACGGCGCGATCGCCCGCGTCGATGTGTCGAAGGACGGCGGCAAGACATGGGAGACCGCGCGCCTTGCCAAGCCTGGCGAGAAGATGGCCCTCACTCGCTTTTACCTGGATACGGACTGGGATGGCGAGGAGATGCTGCTGCAAAGCCGCGCCATGGACGACACGGGCTACATTCAGCCAACCAAGACCCAGCTGCGCGAAGTGCGCGGGCTGAACTCCATCTACCACAATAACGCGATCCAGACCTGGCTGGTCCGCGCAAGCGGGGAGGCAGAAAATGTCGAAGTTTCTTAAACTCGGGGTCGCTCTGACCCTCATGACCGGCGCGGCCCATGCCGAAGGCTTCGGCCTCGGCCGCGAAGCCCTGCCCGAAGAGATCGCGGCGTGGAATCTGGACATCCGCCCCGGCGGCATCGGCCTGCCCGAAGGCTCGGGCGATGTGTGGACCGGCGAAGAGGTTTTCGTGGAGAAATGCGCGGCCTGCCACGGTGACTTTGCCGAAGGTCTCGGCAATTGGCCCAAGCTGGCGGGCGGCGAAGGTACGCTCGATCACGAAGATCCGGTCAAGACAGTGGGCAGCTATTGGCCCTACCTCTCGACCACCTGGGACTATGTGAACCGTTCAATGCCCTATGGCAACGCGCAGTCGCTGACCCCGGACGAGGTCTATGCCATCGTCGCCTATATTCTATATTCCAACTATTTGGTCGAAGATGACTTTGTTTTGTCGGATGAGACCTTCGCTGATTTCGAAATGCCGAACGCGGACGGGTTTTTCGTAGATGACCGACCCGAGACGGAGTACGCCCAGTGGTCGTCGGGCGAGCCATGCATGGAGAATTGCAAGGAAAACGTCGAGATCACCATGCGGGCCACGATTCTGGACGTGACCCCGGATACCGGCAGTGACGAAGAAGCAAGCGCCGATGCGGTCGAGGCCGAAGGCACGGACATGGCTGAGGCCGAGCCAGCGACAGAAGA
This Roseovarius nanhaiticus DNA region includes the following protein-coding sequences:
- a CDS encoding c-type cytochrome; this encodes MSKFLKLGVALTLMTGAAHAEGFGLGREALPEEIAAWNLDIRPGGIGLPEGSGDVWTGEEVFVEKCAACHGDFAEGLGNWPKLAGGEGTLDHEDPVKTVGSYWPYLSTTWDYVNRSMPYGNAQSLTPDEVYAIVAYILYSNYLVEDDFVLSDETFADFEMPNADGFFVDDRPETEYAQWSSGEPCMENCKENVEITMRATILDVTPDTGSDEEASADAVEAEGTDMAEAEPATEDVAEAEQSAAAPDPELVAAGEKVFRQCKACHQIGDGAKNRVGPILTGIVGQPAGAVDGFRYSKALQAMADDGLVWDEASLAAFLADPRGFMKGTKMSFAGLRKEDELKAITAYLASFPG